Part of the Sulfobacillus acidophilus DSM 10332 genome, AAGCGGATACGCCCCATCCGGTCATTGACATCATGCCCGAACAAAAAGAGGTGGAGGATCTCGGAGGAACCATGCGGCTTGGGAGTTATCCGTGCGTGTTGGCTCCGGACAGTAAAGCCCGAACCGTTTACGCGGATGCGTTAGTGTTTGAGCGCCATCGGCATCGCTTTGAAGTCAACAACGCCTACCGCGACCAATTGGCGTCGGCGGGCCTAAAAGCATCCGGGCTCTCCCCGGATCAGCGGCTGGTGGAGATCATGGAACTGGACGATCATCCCTGGTTTATCGGCACGCAATTTCATCCTGAATTCCAATCCCGGCCCAATCGGCCCCATCCGTTATTTCAGGCATTTGTTGCCGCAAGTCGGGACTATCAAAAAAGCCGGGCGGGCGCCCTCATCATTGGGGAGAAAAACTGAGACACAGAGCGCCCGGGTGTAAGGACTCCGGTTGGGATTCTCGATAGGCCTCATAGAGCGCATATTCCGTAGCATAACCGACCGATAGGGTGGACGCGTCCAAAGTTCCCGTTTCCTGGCCGGGGGCATGAAATGTTGTAGCCCCTGGCCCCACCTCGATGGTGGCTAACTGACATTCCTGCTCACGATTGTGACGGCATTGGCTAACTTGGCAGTAGATGGTGGCCACGCCTCAAGTCGCTCTCCTTTATTGGGTTATCGCTAGTGTCCCCGTCTGGCCGGGATGCATACCTAGAGCGTCTTTGACAAGAAAATTCGCCTGGGCATATACTGAGTCCAAGAGAGGAGGCTTCCCATGGGATTAATTGCGCGAGTCTCAACCATCTTTAAATCGAAGGTCAACTCGGTGCTCGACAAAGCGGAGGATCCCCGCGAGACCTTAGATTATTCGTATCAAAAACAGGTGGAGCAATTACAGAATATTCGCCGCGGTATTGCGGATGTGGTGACGTCGAAAAAACGGCTGGAGCTTCAAATGGCGCGGCTACAACAGCAGGTGGCGCAATTTGATGAGGATGCCCGGGACGCCGTCAAAGCCGGGCGGGATGATTTGGCGCAAGAAGCCCTGACGCGGAAACAAAGTTTCCAAGCGCAGTTGGCTCAATTGCAGACCCAAGTGGATGACCTCGCACGAGAAGAAGCCCGCTTAACCGATTTGCAGCAAAAGCTGCAAGTGAAGGTCGAATCGTTCCGGGTCCAAAAAGAAGTGATTAAAGCCCAATATTCGGCCGCCCAAGCGCAGGTGAAAATTGGCGAAGCGTTTACGGGACTCGGAGAAGACATGGCCGATGTCAATATGGCGCTCCAACGGGCGCAAGACAAAACGGAAGCCCTGCGTGCGCGAGCGGAAGCGGTCGACGCCTTGGCCGAGCATCCGGCTTTTCAAACCGAGGCGTTACCCAGTAGCGGCGATTCCATCCGGGACGAGCTGAATAAACTCAAAGCGTCCTCCAGTGTTTCGGATGAATTGGCCCGGCTGAAAGCGGAGTTAGGTCCCGCGGATTCCTCGGGAGACGCTTCATGATTGTTCGGATTTTATCGGAAGGCCAATACCGCGTCGATGCGAAGCAATTGGACCAGATTAAGGCGATTGACGGGGAGTTAATGCAAGCCGTGACCGATCACGATGAGCCGGCGTTTCACCGGCTCATGGAGGAACTCATGGCTATCGTCCGTCAAGGCGACGCCTTGGGACCGGACGACTTGGTGGAATCGGATTTGATTTTACCCCCGCATGATATGACGATCGAGGAAGCCAAAAAATTTTTTGCCGACCCTCTCGCCTAGCCGTTAAGGACCGAGCGGAGGATCCCATAGGGGATACCATCGCTCGGGGTCTTTTTCGATGGGAAGTAATGTGGCCAACACCTCACGGATGCGAAATTCTCG contains:
- a CDS encoding hypothetical protein (PFAM: Domain of Unknown Function (DUF1540)), producing MATIYCQVSQCRHNREQECQLATIEVGPGATTFHAPGQETGTLDASTLSVGYATEYALYEAYRESQPESLHPGALCLSFSPQ
- a CDS encoding hypothetical protein (KEGG: tro:trd_0761 hypothetical protein~SPTR: Putative uncharacterized protein), yielding MIVRILSEGQYRVDAKQLDQIKAIDGELMQAVTDHDEPAFHRLMEELMAIVRQGDALGPDDLVESDLILPPHDMTIEEAKKFFADPLA
- a CDS encoding phage shock protein A, PspA (PFAM: PspA/IM30 family~COGs: COG1842 Phage shock protein A (IM30) suppresses sigma54-dependent transcription~InterPro IPR007157~KEGG: mta:Moth_0716 phage shock protein A, PspA~PFAM: PspA/IM30~SPTR: Phage shock protein A, PspA); translated protein: MGLIARVSTIFKSKVNSVLDKAEDPRETLDYSYQKQVEQLQNIRRGIADVVTSKKRLELQMARLQQQVAQFDEDARDAVKAGRDDLAQEALTRKQSFQAQLAQLQTQVDDLAREEARLTDLQQKLQVKVESFRVQKEVIKAQYSAAQAQVKIGEAFTGLGEDMADVNMALQRAQDKTEALRARAEAVDALAEHPAFQTEALPSSGDSIRDELNKLKASSSVSDELARLKAELGPADSSGDAS